Proteins found in one Enterococcus sp. 9D6_DIV0238 genomic segment:
- a CDS encoding MFS transporter, with product MIKKMTIQVRTILLGTLFTRITFFMSTPFLAIYLSNSCQFSAVEIGYILSISPLISVLCSPIGGYLSDKIKFQTFLIYTAIFWGTIFIGFFFASTVPQFLFLNALNGFCYVIFEPTAKRTLSLFSLPEERLSIYNFRYASINIGAFLGPLLHSLFTDDSSLFSYLVLGGSYIVYGVLLFITMRKEPPAFKRKISDCKRTQKNDPFSIYAYIFLLLGVTFSYFGYAQFNSTVPQFFNMRSLFPSGASLYSAMLMINAALILLLQVPIIRCTKRISSFATIIISNMMFACSLFLLPRATDLLVFFMVALSYSLGELFLGVRFDYLVDQLAPKGKKGFYFGLAEIPKLGNTFGPIIGAYLIQAFSMTEPHKVFFTLALITLSGSFFIKMSARKSK from the coding sequence ATGATCAAAAAAATGACGATTCAGGTGCGAACGATTCTTTTGGGAACACTATTCACTCGTATCACTTTTTTTATGAGCACCCCTTTTTTAGCAATCTATTTGTCTAATAGCTGTCAATTTTCAGCTGTTGAAATCGGCTATATCCTTAGCATCAGCCCCTTGATAAGTGTTTTGTGCAGCCCGATCGGAGGTTATTTATCCGATAAAATCAAATTTCAGACGTTCCTGATTTATACGGCGATTTTCTGGGGGACTATTTTTATTGGATTTTTCTTTGCTTCAACGGTTCCTCAATTTTTATTTCTCAATGCTTTAAATGGCTTTTGCTATGTTATTTTCGAACCAACAGCTAAGCGAACATTATCTCTTTTTTCCCTGCCTGAAGAACGCTTATCTATCTACAATTTCAGATATGCTTCAATCAATATTGGTGCTTTTTTAGGCCCTTTATTGCATTCACTATTCACTGACGATTCTTCACTTTTTTCTTATTTGGTTCTTGGCGGAAGCTACATTGTTTATGGAGTTCTTCTATTCATTACGATGCGTAAAGAACCGCCAGCTTTTAAACGGAAAATCAGCGATTGTAAAAGGACGCAAAAGAACGATCCCTTTTCTATTTATGCCTATATTTTCCTGTTGCTAGGAGTGACATTTTCTTATTTTGGCTATGCACAATTCAATTCGACTGTTCCTCAATTTTTCAATATGCGTTCTTTGTTTCCATCAGGAGCTTCCTTATATAGCGCTATGCTGATGATCAATGCCGCTTTGATCTTATTATTGCAAGTGCCGATCATTAGATGTACTAAACGTATTTCTTCTTTCGCTACAATAATCATTAGCAATATGATGTTTGCCTGCAGTCTTTTTTTACTCCCTAGGGCAACTGATCTTCTAGTATTTTTTATGGTTGCCTTATCCTATAGTTTAGGAGAATTATTTTTAGGTGTCAGATTTGATTATCTAGTTGATCAGCTTGCTCCAAAAGGAAAAAAGGGATTTTATTTTGGGTTAGCTGAAATACCGAAGCTTGGAAATACATTCGGTCCAATCATTGGCGCTTATTTGATACAAGCTTTCTCTATGACTGAACCACACAAGGTATTTTTTACTCTTGCATTGATTACTTTAAGTGGTAGTTTCTTTATTAAAATGAGTGCACGAAAGTCCAAATAA
- a CDS encoding helix-turn-helix domain-containing protein produces MIQYGKTLKMIRKSRGFSQAALCKGIMSRSNLSRFENQLYVPSFDKVLQLLERLTVTLDEFVYIDRGFLPSKYDYFYKKLIQAENYRQKEELTEVAKQIAEYKEESIQFYELFLLSQFALLENDLPAILTKEDISNYMRPVLFEIENWLFYDFRRLNNFIQLFELDEAIFLYDRAITEFGKYEGFPKENNIKIHLSLNLGQLLLEQQQLVKAETYFNRAKQYARQQNKLYQELLSDLFIEKIIQQKKQLSLKDPLPTMLAYMKQIGYDAVVHSLMTYTE; encoded by the coding sequence ATGATTCAATATGGCAAAACACTCAAAATGATAAGAAAATCGCGCGGTTTTAGTCAGGCTGCTTTGTGTAAAGGGATCATGAGCCGTTCAAATTTATCGAGGTTTGAAAATCAGCTGTATGTCCCTAGCTTTGATAAGGTCTTGCAATTGCTTGAGCGATTGACCGTGACGTTAGATGAGTTTGTCTATATTGATCGCGGATTTTTACCTAGCAAATATGACTATTTTTATAAAAAATTGATCCAAGCTGAAAATTATAGACAGAAAGAAGAATTAACCGAAGTTGCGAAACAAATCGCTGAATACAAGGAAGAAAGCATCCAATTTTATGAATTGTTTTTACTCTCTCAGTTCGCATTGCTCGAAAATGATCTACCGGCAATCCTGACAAAAGAAGATATTTCCAACTATATGCGGCCGGTGCTATTTGAAATAGAAAATTGGCTGTTTTATGATTTTAGACGACTGAACAATTTTATTCAGCTTTTTGAACTAGATGAAGCCATTTTCTTGTATGACCGAGCAATTACCGAGTTTGGTAAGTATGAAGGATTTCCCAAAGAAAACAATATCAAGATCCATCTATCATTGAATCTGGGACAATTACTACTCGAGCAACAACAATTAGTAAAAGCAGAAACCTACTTCAATCGCGCCAAACAATATGCCCGTCAGCAAAACAAATTGTATCAAGAGTTGCTTAGTGATTTATTTATTGAGAAAATCATCCAGCAAAAGAAGCAACTATCACTAAAAGATCCACTTCCAACTATGCTGGCGTATATGAAACAAATAGGCTATGATGCTGTTGTTCATTCACTGATGACATATACCGAATAA